Proteins encoded by one window of Lycium barbarum isolate Lr01 chromosome 11, ASM1917538v2, whole genome shotgun sequence:
- the LOC132618487 gene encoding UDP-glycosyltransferase 71K3-like, whose product MSKLELVFVPGPFVGHLVSTCNFAENLLNRDERLCITILFIRPPPPWDNRIDAYIKRSSSSSDGSRIRYVTLPQAEPPPAEELAKSIEKYFSLLIANYRPHVKEAIITNKWPDSNPKIIGLVIDMFCSAMIDVGNELNIPSYLFFTSGAGFLGFLFYLSVWHDQVGREFNRSDADLKIASYAHPVPSKVLPDFASSKEGYDSFREHGVRFKETKGILINTVAEFESHAVNNLASDPELPPVYTVGFLNDLEGQKGKGNSKSEDEEIMKWLDQQPPSSVLFLCFGSAGFFEPPQLIEMAIALERSGVRFLWSIRRPVDAELSKFEEILPEGFLERTKDRGIVCGWAPQVDILAHGATGAFVSHCGWNSTVESVWHGVPIVTWPLYAEQHINAFQLVNDLEIAVELTLDYRMRESDHRENVKAEEMEKAIRCIMDCENPMRKRVKDMGEICRNALMEGGSSSSSLGRFVETILDSKSCSQGLCKHGFGGMIGHHSHFTKNHALHTCAYKPQGLDIDSL is encoded by the exons ATGAGCAAATTAGAGCTGGTATTTGTGCCTGGCCCGTTCGTCGGTCACCTTGTTTCGACATGCAATTTTGCAGAGAATTTGCTAAATAGAGATGAAAGGTTATGTATAACAATTCTGTTCATAAGGCCACCTCCACCATGGGATAACAGGATAGATGCCTACATCAAGCGAAGCTCCTCTTCTTCCGACGGCAGTCGAATTAGATATGTCACACTTCCTCAAGCCGAACCGCCACCTGCAGAAGAGCTAGCCAAGTCTATTGAGAAGTATTTCTCTCTATTAATAGCAAATTATCGACCCCACGTCAAGGAAGCAATTATCACCAACAAGTGGCCTGATTCGAACCCGAAAATAATTGGACTAGTCATTGATATGTTTTGTAGTGCAATGATTGATGTAGGAAATGAACTTAACATTCCTTCCTATCTTTTCTTCACTTCTGGTGCAGGTTTTCTTGGTTTCCTGTTTTATCTGTCTGTTTGGCATGACCAAGTTGGGAGAGAATTTAATCGATCCGATGCTGATTTAAAGATAGCATCCTATGCTCATCCAGTACCCTCAAAAGTATTGCCTGATTTTGCATCCAGCAAGGAAGGTTACGACTCATTCCGCGAACATGGTGTCAGGTTCAAAGAAACCAAAGGAATTCTCATCAACACAGTTGCGGAATTCGAAAGTCATGCTGTAAATAATTTAGCATCTGATCCTGAATTACCTCCAGTTTACACGGTAGGATTTCTTAATGACCTTGAGGGACAAAAAGGTAAGGGAAATTCCAAGTCTGAAGATGAAGAAATCATGAAATGGCTAGACCAGCAGCCACCTTCATCTGTTCTTTTTCTGTGCTTTGGAAGCGCGGGTTTTTTTGAGCCACCACAGCTAATCGAGATGGCAATTGCACTCGAACGAAGTGGGGTTAGGTTTTTGTGGTCAATACGCCGTCCTGTGGATGCTGAACTTTCAAAATTTGAGGAGATATTGCCGGAAGGGTTCTTGGAGAGGACAAAAGACAGAGGCATAGTATGTGGATGGGCACCCCAAGTCGATATCTTGGCTCACGGGGCAACTGGAGCATTCGTATCTCATTGTGGGTGGAATTCGACTGTAGAGAGTGTATGGCATGGAGTTCCAATTGTGACATGGCCCCTTTATGCAGAACAACATATCAATGCGTTTCAATTGGTGAATGATCTTGAGATAGCAGTAGAGCTGACATTAGATTACAGGATGCGCGAAAGTGATCATCGTGAAAATGTGAAGGCAGAGGAGATGGAGAAAGCTATAAGATGCATAATGGACTGCGAAAATCCCATGAGGAAGAGAGTCAAAGATATGGGAGAGATTTGCAGGAACGCGTTGATGGAGGGTGGATCTTCTTCTAGTTCTCTAGGTCGATTCGTTGAAACTATTCTTGATTCCAAGAGCTGTTCCCAAG GCCTTTGCAAGCATGGGTTTGGAGGCATGATCGGGCATCACAGTCATTTCACAAAAAATCATGCATTGCACACTTGTGCTTACAAGCCCCAAGGCTTGGACATAGATTCCTTATGA
- the LOC132617674 gene encoding uncharacterized protein LOC132617674 isoform X4, whose protein sequence is MGTYMVIEHLQCSMSKDLLCKFPDNSAFDFDYTQSSIWSPLVPRPLSSYRRLSSGLSQKLSYKDVSVGCIGAANFKKVTTKIKRKLSNAVTENLRECHRLKKRKKKAFDFTRLPSSSKLASTTTTPRKWGKVLKAATKHFKKRNNKKDSTGPARGPSN, encoded by the exons ATGGGCACCTATATGGTGATTGAGCATTTACAGTGTTCCATGTCCAAAGATCTGCTTTGCAAATTTCCCGACAATTCAGCATTCGATTTCGATTATACACAGAGTTCAATTTGGTCTCCTTTGGTACCTCGACCGTTGTCGTCTTACCGGAGACTCAGCTCAGGTCTGTCGCAAAAGCTGTCGTACAAGGATGTTTCAGTTGGCTGCATTGGAGCAGCTAATTTCAAGAAAGTGACAACAAAAATCAAGAGGAAGTTGTCCAATGCTGTTACAGAGAATTTGAGGGAATGTCACAGattgaagaagagaaagaagaaggcTTTTGATTTCACTCGTTTACCATCTTCATCTAAACTCGCCTCCACTACTACAACCCCACGAAag TGGGGTAAGGTACTGAAAGCTGCTACCAAGCATTTCAAGAAGAGGAATAACAAGAAAGATTCCACAG GGCCGGCCAGAGGACCAAGCAACTAA
- the LOC132617674 gene encoding uncharacterized protein LOC132617674 isoform X3 has protein sequence MGTYMVIEHLQCSMSKDLLCKFPDNSAFDFDYTQSSIWSPLVPRPLSSYRRLSSGLSQKLSYKDVSVGCIGAANFKKVTTKIKRKLSNAVTENLRECHRLKKRKKKAFDFTRLPSSSKLASTTTTPRKQWGKVLKAATKHFKKRNNKKDSTGPARGPSN, from the exons ATGGGCACCTATATGGTGATTGAGCATTTACAGTGTTCCATGTCCAAAGATCTGCTTTGCAAATTTCCCGACAATTCAGCATTCGATTTCGATTATACACAGAGTTCAATTTGGTCTCCTTTGGTACCTCGACCGTTGTCGTCTTACCGGAGACTCAGCTCAGGTCTGTCGCAAAAGCTGTCGTACAAGGATGTTTCAGTTGGCTGCATTGGAGCAGCTAATTTCAAGAAAGTGACAACAAAAATCAAGAGGAAGTTGTCCAATGCTGTTACAGAGAATTTGAGGGAATGTCACAGattgaagaagagaaagaagaaggcTTTTGATTTCACTCGTTTACCATCTTCATCTAAACTCGCCTCCACTACTACAACCCCACGAAag CAGTGGGGTAAGGTACTGAAAGCTGCTACCAAGCATTTCAAGAAGAGGAATAACAAGAAAGATTCCACAG GGCCGGCCAGAGGACCAAGCAACTAA
- the LOC132617674 gene encoding uncharacterized protein LOC132617674 isoform X2, producing the protein MGTYMVIEHLQCSMSKDLLCKFPDNSAFDFDYTQSSIWSPLVPRPLSSYRRLSSGLSQKLSYKDVSVGCIGAANFKKVTTKIKRKLSNAVTENLRECHRLKKRKKKAFDFTRLPSSSKLASTTTTPRKWGKVLKAATKHFKKRNNKKDSTGDINFCRSLTDNSLLRSSTYP; encoded by the exons ATGGGCACCTATATGGTGATTGAGCATTTACAGTGTTCCATGTCCAAAGATCTGCTTTGCAAATTTCCCGACAATTCAGCATTCGATTTCGATTATACACAGAGTTCAATTTGGTCTCCTTTGGTACCTCGACCGTTGTCGTCTTACCGGAGACTCAGCTCAGGTCTGTCGCAAAAGCTGTCGTACAAGGATGTTTCAGTTGGCTGCATTGGAGCAGCTAATTTCAAGAAAGTGACAACAAAAATCAAGAGGAAGTTGTCCAATGCTGTTACAGAGAATTTGAGGGAATGTCACAGattgaagaagagaaagaagaaggcTTTTGATTTCACTCGTTTACCATCTTCATCTAAACTCGCCTCCACTACTACAACCCCACGAAag TGGGGTAAGGTACTGAAAGCTGCTACCAAGCATTTCAAGAAGAGGAATAACAAGAAAGATTCCACAGGTGATATTAATTTTTGCAGATCTTTGACTGATAATAGTCTTCTGCGAAGTTCTACATATCCATAG
- the LOC132617674 gene encoding uncharacterized protein LOC132617674 isoform X1 codes for MGTYMVIEHLQCSMSKDLLCKFPDNSAFDFDYTQSSIWSPLVPRPLSSYRRLSSGLSQKLSYKDVSVGCIGAANFKKVTTKIKRKLSNAVTENLRECHRLKKRKKKAFDFTRLPSSSKLASTTTTPRKQWGKVLKAATKHFKKRNNKKDSTGDINFCRSLTDNSLLRSSTYP; via the exons ATGGGCACCTATATGGTGATTGAGCATTTACAGTGTTCCATGTCCAAAGATCTGCTTTGCAAATTTCCCGACAATTCAGCATTCGATTTCGATTATACACAGAGTTCAATTTGGTCTCCTTTGGTACCTCGACCGTTGTCGTCTTACCGGAGACTCAGCTCAGGTCTGTCGCAAAAGCTGTCGTACAAGGATGTTTCAGTTGGCTGCATTGGAGCAGCTAATTTCAAGAAAGTGACAACAAAAATCAAGAGGAAGTTGTCCAATGCTGTTACAGAGAATTTGAGGGAATGTCACAGattgaagaagagaaagaagaaggcTTTTGATTTCACTCGTTTACCATCTTCATCTAAACTCGCCTCCACTACTACAACCCCACGAAag CAGTGGGGTAAGGTACTGAAAGCTGCTACCAAGCATTTCAAGAAGAGGAATAACAAGAAAGATTCCACAGGTGATATTAATTTTTGCAGATCTTTGACTGATAATAGTCTTCTGCGAAGTTCTACATATCCATAG